In a genomic window of Jaculus jaculus isolate mJacJac1 chromosome 8, mJacJac1.mat.Y.cur, whole genome shotgun sequence:
- the LOC101601544 gene encoding olfactory receptor 4K13-like: MYGGNQSEVSEFVLLGLAHSQDIQIILFMIFLMLYLLIMSGNIVIMILITTDHHLHSPMYFLLANLSFVDMWLSSVTTPKMITDFLRENKTISFAGCMSQIFFAHFIAASEMALLVVMAYDRYVAICKPLHYFTIMSLKRCTGLVLTSWTIGFVHAMSHLAVIVQLPFCGSREIDSFFCDMPLVIKLTCMDSYELDILMNADCGLVAVTCFILLLISYTYILLMVHQSSKAGASKALSTCSAHITVVMIFFVPCIFIYVWPLNITWVDKFLAVFYSVITPLLNPAIYTLRNKEMKNAMKRFTGFNKDTKGNP, from the coding sequence ATGTATGGAGGAAATCAGTCTGAAGTGTCAGAATTCGTGCTTCTGGGACTTGCCCACTCACAGGATATACAGATCATACTGTTCATGATATTTCTGATGCTTTATCTGCTTATTATGTCTGGAAATATTGTCATCATGATTTTAATCACCACTGACCATCATCTCCATTCTCCCATGTACTTCTTGTTGGCCAACTTGTCCTTTGTTGATATGTGGCTTTCCTCAGTCACTACTCCCAAGATGATCACAGACTTTCTCAGAGAAAACAAGACCATTTCCTTTGCAGGCTGCATGTCTCAGATCTTCTTTGCCCACTTCATTGCTGCATCAGAGATGGCACTCCTGGTAGTAATGGCCTATGACCGCTATGTGGCCATTTGCAAACCACTCCACTACTTCACCATCATGAGTCTGAAAAGATGCACTGGGCTCGTGTTGACTTCCTGGACCATTGGCTTTGTGCATGCCATGAGTCACTTGGCTGTGATTGTGCAGCTGCCTTTCTGTGGCTCCAGGGAGATAGACAGTTTCTTCTGTGACATGCCACTAGTAATCAAGCTGACCTGCATGGATTCATATGAATTGGACATTTTGATGAATGCTGACTGTGGGCTTGTGGCTGTAACCTGTTTTATTCTGTTACTGatatcatacacatatattctGCTCATGGTTCACCAAAGCTCTAAGGCTGGTGCATCTAAGGCACTGTCCACCTGCAGTGCCCACATCACAGTCGTGATGATCTTCTTTGTGCCCTGCATCTTCATCTATGTGTGGCCACTCAACATCACCTGGGTGGACAAATTTCTTGCTGTGTTTTACTCTGTTATTACACCTCTCCTAAATCCAGCCATTTATACATTGAGAAATAAAGAGATGAAAAATGCTATGAAAAGATTCACAGGCTTTAACAAGGATACTAAAGGAAATCCTTAA